From the genome of Streptomyces sp. NBC_01341, one region includes:
- a CDS encoding carbohydrate ABC transporter permease, producing the protein MSAPSYTAPRTPRRTTHRAPAPRRAARGRHPAGRPRRSVLLTALMGVTALYALMPLAWLAINATKTQRSLLDSFGLWFSGDFVLWDNITRTLTYDDGIFVRWFLNTLLYVAVGAGGATFLAVLGGYGLAKFDFTGKRAVFATVIGAVAVPATALAVPTFLMFSKLGLTDTPWAVIIPSLISPFGLYLMWVFAADAVPTELLEAARMDGAGELRTFFRVVLPLLGPGIVTVLLFTMVQTWNNYFLPLVMIKNPDWYPLTLGLDAWNAQASTAGGTPVFDLVITGSLMTIVPLVIAFLLLQRYWQSGLAAGSVKG; encoded by the coding sequence ATGAGCGCACCGTCCTACACCGCCCCGCGGACACCCCGGCGGACCACCCACCGCGCCCCGGCACCCCGGCGTGCCGCGCGCGGCCGTCACCCGGCCGGCCGGCCCCGCCGCAGCGTCCTGCTCACAGCACTCATGGGCGTCACCGCCCTCTACGCGCTCATGCCCCTGGCCTGGCTCGCCATCAACGCGACCAAGACCCAGAGAAGCCTCCTCGACTCCTTCGGCCTCTGGTTCAGCGGGGACTTCGTCCTCTGGGACAACATCACCCGGACACTCACCTACGACGACGGCATCTTCGTCCGCTGGTTCCTCAACACCCTGCTGTACGTGGCAGTGGGCGCGGGCGGGGCCACCTTCCTCGCGGTACTCGGCGGCTACGGCCTGGCCAAGTTCGACTTCACCGGCAAGCGTGCCGTCTTCGCCACCGTCATCGGGGCGGTGGCCGTGCCGGCGACGGCGCTGGCCGTCCCCACCTTCCTGATGTTCAGCAAGCTGGGTCTCACGGACACCCCTTGGGCCGTGATCATCCCCTCCCTGATCTCTCCGTTCGGGCTCTACCTCATGTGGGTCTTCGCGGCGGACGCGGTTCCCACCGAGCTCCTCGAAGCGGCCAGGATGGACGGCGCCGGCGAGCTGCGCACCTTCTTCCGCGTCGTGCTCCCACTGCTCGGCCCGGGAATCGTGACCGTCCTGCTCTTCACCATGGTGCAGACCTGGAACAACTACTTCCTGCCACTGGTCATGATCAAGAATCCGGACTGGTACCCGCTGACGCTGGGTCTCGACGCCTGGAACGCGCAGGCGTCGACCGCGGGCGGCACCCCGGTCTTCGACCTGGTCATCACGGGGTCGCTGATGACCATCGTGCCGCTGGTCATCGCGTTCCTGCTCCTGCAGCGCTACTGGCAGTCCGGGCTCGCGGCCGGAAGCGTCAAGGGCTGA
- a CDS encoding beta-galactosidase, producing MTPTSGRRWLRPTADGSPARFAYGADYNPEQWPREVWKEDVRLMREAGVTVVSVAIFSWARLQPAEDRWDFDWLDEVLDLLHAGGIAVDLATATASPPPWLTTLHPEILPVTRTGETLSQGARQHWRPTSPVFRAYALRLVEAMAARYAGHPALVAWHISNELGCHNIYDYSDDAARAFRDWLRSRYGTLDGLNHAWATSFWSQQYGDWEQIQPPRLAASHANPTQQLDFKRFSSDALKDYLRAERDVLRRITPGIPVTTNFMVMGGTKGMNYPDWAGEIDFVSNDHYAHPGPQRLDELSFSAALTHSIAGGTPWFLMEHSTSAVNWQHVNLAKKDGELARDSLVHVAHGADAVCFFQWRQSAAGAEKYHSAMVPHAGPDSEVFRSVTALGRTLDTLAPVVGSVREPARVALVFDWESWWAVERDSQPSSLVDYKQEALDWYSAFLSLGIRADVVTAAGDLTGYDFVAAPVLHVVPTELAGRLDAFVHGGGHLAVTYYSGVVDENDHVHLGGYPGALRDLLGIRIEEFGPLPEGEAVRLDNGLTGTLWTDRIDVTDPEVTVLAHYASGDQAGRPALTRRAAADGGSAAYVSTRLGVDGLAEMLRPLLSGAGVASELPAAARGAVELTVRTDGTDAFWFLVNRTDAPVGFDEVAGEFLAGAAARDDDGGLVLAPRGVAVLRVAAGTSPFGGRS from the coding sequence ATGACCCCCACCTCCGGGCGCCGTTGGCTGCGCCCGACCGCCGACGGCAGCCCCGCGCGATTCGCGTACGGGGCCGACTACAACCCGGAGCAGTGGCCGCGCGAGGTGTGGAAGGAGGACGTCCGGCTGATGCGTGAAGCCGGGGTGACCGTCGTGTCCGTCGCCATCTTCTCCTGGGCCCGGCTGCAGCCGGCCGAGGACCGCTGGGACTTCGACTGGCTGGACGAGGTGCTCGACCTCCTTCACGCGGGCGGGATCGCGGTCGACCTCGCCACCGCCACCGCCTCGCCACCGCCCTGGCTCACCACCCTGCACCCGGAGATCCTCCCGGTGACCCGGACCGGTGAGACCCTGTCCCAGGGCGCGCGGCAGCACTGGCGGCCGACGTCACCCGTGTTCCGCGCGTACGCCCTCCGGCTGGTCGAAGCCATGGCAGCCCGCTACGCCGGCCATCCGGCGCTGGTCGCCTGGCACATCTCCAACGAGCTCGGCTGCCACAACATCTACGACTACTCCGACGACGCCGCCCGAGCCTTCCGCGACTGGCTGCGCAGCCGCTACGGCACACTCGACGGGCTCAACCACGCCTGGGCGACCTCCTTCTGGTCTCAGCAGTACGGCGACTGGGAGCAGATCCAGCCCCCGCGACTCGCCGCGAGCCACGCCAACCCCACCCAGCAGCTCGACTTCAAGCGCTTCTCGTCGGACGCTCTGAAGGACTACCTCCGCGCCGAGCGGGACGTCCTGCGCCGGATCACCCCCGGCATCCCGGTCACCACCAACTTCATGGTGATGGGCGGGACCAAGGGCATGAACTACCCGGACTGGGCAGGCGAGATCGACTTCGTCTCCAACGACCACTACGCCCACCCGGGGCCGCAGCGCCTGGACGAGCTCTCCTTCTCCGCCGCCCTCACCCACTCCATCGCGGGCGGCACCCCCTGGTTCCTGATGGAGCACTCGACCAGCGCTGTCAACTGGCAGCACGTGAACCTCGCCAAGAAGGACGGCGAACTCGCCCGTGACTCCCTGGTCCACGTCGCGCACGGAGCCGACGCGGTCTGCTTCTTCCAGTGGCGCCAGTCCGCCGCCGGCGCGGAGAAGTACCACTCGGCGATGGTGCCCCACGCCGGCCCGGACAGCGAGGTCTTCCGCTCCGTGACGGCCCTGGGCCGGACACTGGACACGCTCGCTCCCGTCGTCGGCTCCGTACGGGAACCGGCCCGCGTCGCCCTGGTGTTCGACTGGGAGTCCTGGTGGGCCGTCGAGCGCGACTCCCAGCCGTCCTCCCTGGTGGACTACAAGCAGGAGGCGCTCGACTGGTACTCGGCGTTCCTCTCCCTGGGGATCCGGGCCGACGTCGTCACCGCCGCCGGTGACCTCACCGGCTACGACTTCGTCGCCGCCCCGGTCCTGCACGTCGTCCCGACGGAGCTCGCAGGTCGCCTGGACGCCTTCGTGCACGGAGGCGGGCATCTCGCCGTCACCTACTACTCCGGGGTCGTCGACGAGAACGACCACGTCCACCTCGGCGGATACCCGGGCGCGCTCCGCGACCTGCTGGGCATCCGGATCGAGGAGTTCGGCCCGCTGCCGGAAGGGGAGGCCGTACGGCTCGACAACGGCCTCACCGGCACCCTGTGGACCGACCGCATCGACGTCACCGACCCCGAGGTCACGGTGCTCGCGCACTACGCGTCCGGGGACCAGGCAGGACGCCCCGCCCTCACCAGGCGCGCCGCGGCGGACGGCGGGTCCGCTGCCTACGTCTCCACCCGGCTGGGCGTCGACGGGCTGGCCGAGATGCTGCGGCCGTTGCTGTCCGGCGCCGGTGTGGCGAGCGAACTGCCCGCCGCTGCCCGTGGAGCGGTGGAGCTCACCGTTCGGACCGACGGCACCGACGCGTTCTGGTTCCTCGTCAACCGCACGGACGCGCCCGTCGGATTCGACGAGGTGGCCGGAGAGTTCCTGGCGGGCGCGGCGGCGCGGGACGACGACGGTGGCCTCGTCCTCGCCCCGCGGGGAGTCGCGGTGCTCCGGGTGGCGGCCGGGACATCGCCCTTCGGCGGCCGGTCCTGA
- a CDS encoding ABC transporter substrate-binding protein, with translation MRTMTRRAMRGVGLLCAAALSLTACGSSDDAGSDTTVTGGDLRAALKKGGSITVWAWEPTLKQVVGDFEKKYPKVKVKLVNAGTGNDQYTALQNAVQAGKGVPDVAQVEYYALGQFALGKSLEDLSRYGADAYENDYSPGPWSSVAVDEAVYALPMDSGPMALFYNKKVLDKHQIATPTTWNEYLEAARKLHAADPKAYITNDTGDAGFTTSMIWQAGGTPFKSRDTNVTVDLTADKGVAAFTKVWQKLIDDKLLAPISSWSDEWYKGLADGTIATLATGAWMPANFASGVESAAGDWRAAALPQWEKGAQSSSENGGSSLAVMKAGKNKDLAYAFNEYANHSDGVQARIKSGAFPATTADLSSPSFLDTPFPYFGGQKANEIFARSANEVPEGWSYLPYQVYANSIFNDSVGKAYVSGTTLAEGLKQWQKSAVDYGTDQGFSVNK, from the coding sequence ATGAGAACCATGACCAGACGCGCCATGCGCGGTGTCGGCCTGCTGTGTGCGGCGGCGCTGAGCCTCACGGCGTGCGGGTCCTCCGACGACGCCGGTTCGGACACGACCGTCACGGGTGGTGATCTCAGGGCTGCCCTCAAGAAGGGCGGCTCGATCACGGTGTGGGCCTGGGAACCGACACTGAAGCAGGTCGTCGGCGACTTCGAGAAGAAGTACCCCAAGGTCAAGGTGAAGCTGGTCAACGCCGGCACGGGCAACGACCAGTACACCGCCCTGCAGAACGCGGTACAGGCGGGCAAGGGCGTACCGGACGTCGCGCAGGTCGAGTACTACGCCCTCGGGCAGTTCGCCCTCGGCAAGTCCCTGGAGGACCTCAGCCGCTACGGCGCGGACGCCTACGAGAACGACTACTCGCCCGGACCGTGGAGTTCGGTCGCGGTCGACGAGGCCGTGTACGCCCTGCCCATGGACTCCGGTCCGATGGCGCTCTTCTACAACAAGAAGGTGCTCGACAAGCACCAGATAGCCACGCCCACCACGTGGAACGAGTACCTCGAGGCCGCTCGGAAGCTGCACGCCGCGGACCCGAAGGCCTACATCACCAACGACACCGGTGACGCGGGGTTCACCACCAGCATGATCTGGCAGGCCGGCGGAACCCCGTTCAAGTCCCGTGACACCAATGTGACCGTCGACCTCACCGCGGACAAGGGCGTCGCCGCCTTCACCAAGGTCTGGCAGAAGCTCATCGACGACAAGCTCCTCGCCCCGATCAGCTCCTGGAGCGACGAGTGGTACAAGGGCCTGGCGGACGGCACCATCGCCACCCTCGCCACCGGTGCGTGGATGCCCGCCAACTTCGCCTCGGGCGTCGAGTCCGCCGCGGGTGACTGGCGCGCGGCGGCGCTCCCGCAGTGGGAGAAGGGGGCCCAGTCCAGCTCGGAGAACGGCGGCAGCTCCCTCGCCGTCATGAAGGCGGGCAAGAACAAGGACCTGGCGTACGCCTTCAACGAGTACGCCAACCACTCCGACGGCGTCCAGGCGCGCATCAAGTCCGGTGCGTTCCCCGCGACCACCGCTGACCTGTCCTCCCCGTCGTTCCTGGACACCCCCTTCCCCTACTTCGGCGGCCAGAAGGCGAACGAGATCTTCGCCCGCTCCGCCAACGAGGTGCCCGAGGGCTGGTCCTACCTCCCTTACCAGGTCTACGCGAACTCCATCTTCAACGACTCCGTCGGCAAGGCGTACGTCTCCGGCACCACGCTGGCCGAAGGTCTGAAGCAGTGGCAGAAGTCCGCCGTCGACTACGGCACGGACCAGGGCTTCAGCGTCAACAAGTGA
- a CDS encoding carbohydrate ABC transporter permease has translation MTAVTPLTTGRRPPARGSRGRRGQVGWMFVGPFMAVFALVFLAPILYSLYLSFFRDQLVGGTSFVGLDNFRQAFADDRFWAAVGRVALFLAVQVPVMLGLALLVALALDSGRLYGKSFFRMAVFLPYAVPAVVASLMWGFIYGTRFGLVANINDVLGVTLPDPLSPSLVLASIGNIVTWEFIGYNMLIFYSALRVVPKSLYEAAEIDGAGPWRIVTSVKIPAIRGALVIATIFSVIGSFQLFNEPSILQKLAPNAITTYFTPNLYTFTLSFSGRQQNYAATVSLVMGVVTMIIAYAVQLRGMRKEA, from the coding sequence ATGACGGCCGTCACGCCGCTCACGACCGGACGCCGCCCACCAGCCCGAGGCTCTCGCGGCCGGCGTGGTCAGGTCGGCTGGATGTTCGTAGGGCCCTTCATGGCCGTCTTCGCGCTGGTGTTCCTCGCGCCCATCCTCTACTCGCTGTATCTGAGCTTCTTCCGGGACCAGTTGGTCGGCGGGACGTCGTTCGTCGGCCTGGACAACTTCCGCCAGGCCTTCGCGGACGACCGGTTCTGGGCCGCCGTGGGCCGGGTCGCCCTGTTCCTCGCCGTACAGGTCCCCGTCATGCTCGGCCTCGCACTGCTGGTGGCCCTCGCGCTGGACAGCGGCAGGCTCTACGGCAAGAGCTTCTTCCGGATGGCCGTCTTCCTGCCCTACGCCGTGCCCGCCGTCGTCGCCTCGCTGATGTGGGGCTTCATCTACGGCACCAGGTTCGGTCTGGTGGCGAACATCAACGACGTGCTCGGTGTCACGCTGCCCGATCCGCTCTCGCCGTCCCTCGTCCTGGCGAGCATCGGGAACATCGTCACGTGGGAGTTCATCGGCTACAACATGCTGATCTTCTACTCGGCCCTGCGCGTCGTCCCCAAGTCCCTCTACGAGGCAGCCGAGATCGACGGAGCCGGCCCGTGGCGGATCGTCACGTCGGTCAAGATCCCCGCGATCCGCGGCGCCCTGGTGATCGCGACGATCTTCTCGGTCATCGGCAGCTTCCAGCTCTTCAACGAGCCGAGCATCCTTCAGAAGCTGGCGCCCAACGCGATCACGACGTACTTCACGCCCAACCTCTACACGTTCACGCTGTCCTTCTCCGGCCGGCAGCAGAACTACGCCGCCACGGTCTCGCTCGTCATGGGCGTCGTCACGATGATCATCGCGTACGCGGTCCAGCTGCGCGGCATGCGAAAGGAGGCGTGA